In Glycine max cultivar Williams 82 chromosome 7, Glycine_max_v4.0, whole genome shotgun sequence, a single window of DNA contains:
- the LOC100797318 gene encoding GPN-loop GTPase QQT2 (The RefSeq protein has 1 substitution compared to this genomic sequence), with translation MDAGNGSGDAKLDNTPTQMDSDSGAQAKDKEKEELTEKMNKLHIEGSSSGSGSSNIRRKPVIILVVGMAGSGKTTLMHRLVCHTHLKDIRGYVMNLDPAVMTLPYAANIDVRDTVKYKEVMKQFNLGPNGGILTSLNLFATKFDEVISVIEKRADQLDYVLVDTPGQIEIFTWSASGAIITEAFASTFPTVVAYVVDTPRSEDPTTFMSNMLYACSILYKTRLPLILTFNKVDVAAHQFALEWMEDFEAFQTAASSDQSYTSTLTQSLSLVLDEFYNNLKSVGVSAVSGVGMEAFFNAVEASAEEYMETYKADLDKRREEKQRLEEDRRRESMDKLRRDMEKSGGETVVLSTGLKNKEASKSMMDEEDEEGEDEEMDDDDDLGIYTEEEDAIDEDEDEEIDRFGF, from the exons ATGGACGCCGGTAACGGTTCCGGAGATGCCAAACTCGACAACACACCCACGCAAATGGATTCGGATTCCGGTGCTCAA gcaaaagacaaagaaaaggaGGAACTCACTGAGAATATGAACAAGTTGCATATTGAGGGATCTTCGTCTGGAAGTGGATCATCTAACATCAGAAGAAAACCTGTCATCATTTTAGTTGTGGGAATGGCAG GGAGTGGGAAAACAACACTCATGCATAGGTTGGTTTGCCATACACATTTGAAAGACATTCGGGGTTATGTGATGAATCTCGACCCCGCCGTCATGACACTCCCATATGCTGCTAACATTGATGTGAGAGACACTGTTAAATATAAAGAAGTCATGAAGCAGTTTAACCTTGGCCCTAATGGTGGAATTTTGACTTCCCTGAACTTGTTTGCCACTAAGTTTGATGAG GTAATTTCTGTGATTGAGAAACGGGCAGATCAACTTGACTATGTTCTTGTGGATACCCCTGGTCAGATTGAAATATTTACCTGGTCTGCTTCTGGTGCTATCATTACAGAAGCTTTTGCATCCACATTTCCCACTGTAGTTGCCTATGTAGTTGATACACCCCGTTCAGAAGATCCCACCACTTTCATGAGCAACATGTTGTATGCTTGTAGTATCCTCTATAAGACAAGGTTACCTCTCATCTTGACATTCAACAAGGTTGATGTAGCAGCACATCAATTTGCTTTGGAG TGGATGGAGGATTTTGAGGCGTTCCAAACAGCAGCAAGTTCAGATCAGTCGTACACATCAACTTTAACTCAGAGCCTTTCTCTTGTGCTAGATGAATTCTACAACAATTTAAAATCAGTTGGAGTTTCTGCAGTTTCTGGTGTAGGAATGGAAGCCTTCTTTAATGCTGTCGAAGCCAGTGCTGAGGAATACATGGAGACATATAA GGCTGATCTTGATAAAAGACGTGAAGAGAAGCAACGTTTGGAGGAAGACCGCAGGAGGGAGAGCATGGATAAACTGAGGAGGGACATGGAGAAATCTGGGGGAGAAACTGTAGTCTTGAGCACTGGTTTGAAGAACAAAGAAGCAAGTAAAAGCATGATGGATGAAGAGGATGAGGAAGGCGAGGACGAGGAaatggatgatgatgatgatttgggGATATATACTGAAGAGGAGGATGCTATAGATGAGGACGAAGACGAGGAGATTGATAGGTTTGGCTTCTGA
- the LOC100788697 gene encoding probable WRKY transcription factor 48: MEEKREKEGNSKSSSTMANSVAFSDEIPNMSMSTSFPFSPAFSSIFDMMPPPPPSSSHDPKAPNNFAGFMDLLAVPADYYAPSLFDWPQNTTATSAPPPLTAQINHPLPSPASSNVPDGSEVLNTPASPNYSSISSSSNEAAAAAAANKATGNDNDVDDETTIDAAAGRGEEDQDQDKTKKQLKPKKKNQKKQREPRFAFMTKSEVDHLDDGYRWRKYGQKAVKNSPHPRSYYRCTTATCGVKKRVERSSEDPTVVVTTYEGQHTHPCPATSRASLGFMHSEASGGFGPTSGLGSAHFMLPQQQQFRDQAQAAMLLYNSNSSSLSLPLNVVNSASCVNNSYPNTSSLSGFLQGQENHQRSVLAPHAFLRDNGLLQDIVPTHMRNEESEDRV, translated from the exons ATGgaggagaagagagagaaagagggaaaCTCAAAGTCATCATCCACCATGGCAAATTCTGTGGCATTTTCCGACGAGATTCCGAACATGAGCATGAGCACAAGCTTCCCTTTCTCCCCTGCTTTCTCTAGCATCTTTGACATGATGCCACCTCCACCACCTTCCTCATCTCACGATCCTAAAGCTCCCAACAACTTTGCTGGCTTCATGGACTTGCTCGCTGTCCCTGCTGATTATTATGCCCCTTCTTTATTCGACTGGCCCCAAAACACCACCGCCACGTCAGCACCACCACCTCTCACCGCCCAAATCAACCACCCTCTTCCGTCTCCGGCCAGCTCCAATGTCCCCGACGGCTCCGAGGTTCTCAACACTCCGGCATCTCCCAACTATTCGTCTATTTCGTCGTCGTCGAACGaagccgccgccgccgccgccgccaacAAAGCAACGGGAAATGATAATGATGTCGATGATGAAACAACAATAGATGCAGCTGCAGGCAGAGGAGAAGAAGATCAAGACCAAGACAAGACTAAGAAACA GCTCAAGCCAAAAAAGAAGAACCAAAAGAAGCAAAGAGAGCCAAGATTTGCGTTCATGACAAAGAGTGAAGTGGATCACCTCGACGATGGCTACAGATGGCGCAAGTACGGTCAAAAAGCCGTCAAAAACAGCCCTCATCCAAG GAGCTATTATCGTTGCACCACCGCGACATGCGGCGTGAAGAAGCGCGTGGAGCGTTCCTCGGAGGATCCTACGGTGGTGGTGACAACCTACGAGGGGCAACACACGCACCCGTGCCCTGCCACGTCACGGGCTAGCCTCGGGTTCATGCATTCCGAAGCAAGTGGTGGGTTCGGACCCACTAGTGGATTAGGTTCGGCACACTTTATGCtgccacaacaacaacagtttCGGGACCAAGCACAAGCAGCAATGTTGTTGTACAACTCCAACTCATCGTCATTGTCATTGCCACTGAATGTTGTTAACTCAGCTTCTTGTGTTAATAATAGCTACCCCAATACGTCGTCGTTGAGTGGCTTCCTTCAAGGCCAAGAGAATCATCAGCGAAGTGTGTTGGCTCCTCACGCTTTCTTGAGGGACAATGGGCTTCTTCAGGACATTGTGCCAACGCATATGAGGAATGAGGAGAGTGAAGATCGTGTTTAG
- the LOC100798390 gene encoding flowering time control protein FCA isoform X1, with product MSYHSARRSPGGFRSGAAPHHRAFDSSPRRSPGRGGGFRPMGGEGPGEFGFNGHQAPPPLAGQKRGFPFSGRGGGSPDHLDGGNFAKLFVGSVPRTATEEDIRPLFEEHGNVIEVALIKDKKTGQHQGCCFIKYATSEEADQAIRALHNQHTLPGGVGPIQVRYADGERERLGAVEYKLFVGSLNKQATVKEVEEIFSKYGRVEDVYLMRDEKKQSRGCGFVKYSHRDMALAAINALNGIYTMRGCEQPLIVRFADPKRPRQGDSRGLAFGGPGFGPRFDAPGTRHPSNITDPMGDRMPPSNAWHPLHPPNMGPSSNAGFHGMGSPLLPRSGDMALPTDAGGPMTSLGGPIDGRFQVQSIPMSQQNFNQPMPQIPPVNQQISPLQKPVQSSQELPPSHQLYPQAPVPYPQTSLRQHGQPQLSLSAGPLPSQKIHGVSGQFLTSQPQTQQSALSAAIPQTHLDTGMQSHTTLTTPNQQQVPPSVQQQQPLQQSPSPLAQMLSQQTQTLQASFHSSQQAFSQLQQQLQMMQPSSQALTLQQNAEANKKQSQWAGPGPVAQTVASTLAAAPAADVPSSTPANSALPAINQNMALVKCNWTEHISPEGFKYYYNSVTGESRWEKPEELTLHEQQKQQQRPSVQQSQTQSQPSILPAQQVPQIQQVQPQSHLQGQVLHQQQIQQPSLSSLFQAYGVTGPQNVQEVGYKQLQASVISAGDPGRYSQGIHSTQELMWKNKPAGV from the exons ATGAGCTACCACAGCGCTCGCCGGAGCCCCGGGGGATTCCGCTCTGGCGCTGCTCCGCACCACCGCGCCTTCGACAGTTCCCCGCGTCGCTCCCCCGGCAGGGGCGGCGGATTCCGGCCGATGGGCGGCGAGGGTCCTGGGGAATTCGGATTCAACGGCCACCAGGCGCCGCCGCCGCTCGCTGGCCAGAAGCGAGGGTTTCCTTTCTCCGGACGCGGTGGCGGCTCGCCCG ATCATTTAGATGGTGGAAATTTTGCCAAACTTTTTGTCGGATCTGTTCCCCGAACAGCCACTGAAGAAGAT ATTCGCCCTTTGTTTGAGGAACATGGGAACGTGATTGAAGTTGCCCTCATCAAAGATAAAAAGACAGGACAGCATCAag GTTGTTGTTTCATAAAATATGCTACTTCAGAAGAAGCTGATCAAGCAATTAGAGCATTGCATAATCAACATACTCTTCCTGGA GGTGTTGGTCCAATCCAAGTGCGATATGCTGATGGTGAACGGGAACGCCTTG gTGCTGTTGAGTACAAATTATTTGTGGGCTCTCTGAACAAACAGGCTACCGTAAAGGAAGTTGAGGAA ATTTTCTCAAAATATGGCCGGGTTGAAGATGTTTATCTTATGCGCGATGAGAAGAAACAAAGTCGTG GGTGTGGTTTTGTTAAATACTCACACAGAGATATGGCTCTGGCAGCAATTAATGCGCTTAATGGAATCTACACAATgaga GGTTGTGAGCAGCCACTAATTGTCCGGTTTGCTGATCCTAAAAGGCCTCGTCAAGGAGATTCCAG GGGTCTTGCATTTGGAGGCCCAGGATTTGGTCCTAGATTTGATGCACCAGGCACAAG ACATCCATCCAATATCACAGATCCTATGGGTGATCGTATGCCTCCCTCTAATGCTTGGCATCCCTTGCATCCGCCGAATATGGGGCCATCTTCTAATGCTGGTTTTCATGGCATGGGGTCACCGTTGCTTCCAAGATCTGGTGACATGGCATTGCCTACAGATGCT GGCGGTCCTATGACTAGCTTGGGAGGCCCCATAGATGGTCGTTTTCAAGTTCAGTCTATTCCAATGTCACAACAG AATTTCAATCAGCCCATGCCACAAATTCCACCAGTCAATCAACAAATATCACCATTGCAGAAACCTGTTCAGTCATCTCAGGAACTGCCACCTTCCCACCAGTTGTACCCTCAAGCACCAGTTCCCTATCCACAAACATCTCTTAGGCAGCATGGCCAGCCACAACTTTCTCTCTCTGCTGGTCCTCTTCCATCTCAGAAGATACATGGAGTAAGTGGACAGTTTCTAACTTCTCAGCCCCAAACTCAACAGAGTGCTTTGTCTGCTGCAATTCCTCAGACTCATCTTGATACCGGCATGCAATCTCATACTACATTAACTACACCAAATCAACAGCAAGTTCCTCCCTCTGTGCAGCAGCAGCAGCCACTTCAGCAATCCCCTTCTCCGTTAGCTCAGATGTTATCACAACAAACACAGACTTTGCAAGCAAGCTTTCATTCATCTCAGCAGGCCTTCTCCCAgcttcaacaacaattacagATGATGCAACCTTCTAGTCAAGCATTAACATTGCAGCAAAATGCAGAAGCTAACAAAAAGCAG TCGCAATGGGCTGGGCCTGGGCCTGTAGCACAAACAGTGGCCAGCACTCTTGCAGCTGCACCTGCTGCAGATGTGCCTTCATCCACACCTGCTAATTCTGCCTTACCAGCAATAAACCAGAATATGGCTCTTGTCAAATGTAATTGGACAGAACATATATCTCCTGAAGGCTTCAAGTATTACTATAATAGTGTCACTGGTGAAAGTCGG TGGGAGAAACCTGAGGAGTTGACATTACATGAACAGCAAAAGCAACAGCAAAGGCCATCTGTTCAGCAGTCTCAAACTCAGTCACAACCTTCAATACTACCTGCCCAGCAAGTTCCACAAATCCAACAGGTTCAGCCTCAAAGTCATCTCCAAGGACAAGTTCTCCACCAGCAACAAATACAGCAGCcttctttgtcttctttg TTCCAGGCATATGGAGTTACAGGCCCCCAAAACGTGCAG GAAGTGGGATATAAGCAGTTGCAGGCATCGGTTATTTCTGCTGGTGATCCAGGACGCTACTCGCAG GGTATTCATTCTACACAAGAATTGATGTGGAAAAATAAGCCTGCAG GAGTTTGA
- the LOC100798390 gene encoding flowering time control protein FCA isoform X2: MSYHSARRSPGGFRSGAAPHHRAFDSSPRRSPGRGGGFRPMGGEGPGEFGFNGHQAPPPLAGQKRGFPFSGRGGGSPDHLDGGNFAKLFVGSVPRTATEEDIRPLFEEHGNVIEVALIKDKKTGQHQGCCFIKYATSEEADQAIRALHNQHTLPGGVGPIQVRYADGERERLGAVEYKLFVGSLNKQATVKEVEEIFSKYGRVEDVYLMRDEKKQSRGCGFVKYSHRDMALAAINALNGIYTMRGCEQPLIVRFADPKRPRQGDSRGLAFGGPGFGPRFDAPGTRHPSNITDPMGDRMPPSNAWHPLHPPNMGPSSNAGFHGMGSPLLPRSGDMALPTDAGGPMTSLGGPIDGRFQVQSIPMSQQKPVQSSQELPPSHQLYPQAPVPYPQTSLRQHGQPQLSLSAGPLPSQKIHGVSGQFLTSQPQTQQSALSAAIPQTHLDTGMQSHTTLTTPNQQQVPPSVQQQQPLQQSPSPLAQMLSQQTQTLQASFHSSQQAFSQLQQQLQMMQPSSQALTLQQNAEANKKQSQWAGPGPVAQTVASTLAAAPAADVPSSTPANSALPAINQNMALVKCNWTEHISPEGFKYYYNSVTGESRWEKPEELTLHEQQKQQQRPSVQQSQTQSQPSILPAQQVPQIQQVQPQSHLQGQVLHQQQIQQPSLSSLFQAYGVTGPQNVQEVGYKQLQASVISAGDPGRYSQGIHSTQELMWKNKPAGV; encoded by the exons ATGAGCTACCACAGCGCTCGCCGGAGCCCCGGGGGATTCCGCTCTGGCGCTGCTCCGCACCACCGCGCCTTCGACAGTTCCCCGCGTCGCTCCCCCGGCAGGGGCGGCGGATTCCGGCCGATGGGCGGCGAGGGTCCTGGGGAATTCGGATTCAACGGCCACCAGGCGCCGCCGCCGCTCGCTGGCCAGAAGCGAGGGTTTCCTTTCTCCGGACGCGGTGGCGGCTCGCCCG ATCATTTAGATGGTGGAAATTTTGCCAAACTTTTTGTCGGATCTGTTCCCCGAACAGCCACTGAAGAAGAT ATTCGCCCTTTGTTTGAGGAACATGGGAACGTGATTGAAGTTGCCCTCATCAAAGATAAAAAGACAGGACAGCATCAag GTTGTTGTTTCATAAAATATGCTACTTCAGAAGAAGCTGATCAAGCAATTAGAGCATTGCATAATCAACATACTCTTCCTGGA GGTGTTGGTCCAATCCAAGTGCGATATGCTGATGGTGAACGGGAACGCCTTG gTGCTGTTGAGTACAAATTATTTGTGGGCTCTCTGAACAAACAGGCTACCGTAAAGGAAGTTGAGGAA ATTTTCTCAAAATATGGCCGGGTTGAAGATGTTTATCTTATGCGCGATGAGAAGAAACAAAGTCGTG GGTGTGGTTTTGTTAAATACTCACACAGAGATATGGCTCTGGCAGCAATTAATGCGCTTAATGGAATCTACACAATgaga GGTTGTGAGCAGCCACTAATTGTCCGGTTTGCTGATCCTAAAAGGCCTCGTCAAGGAGATTCCAG GGGTCTTGCATTTGGAGGCCCAGGATTTGGTCCTAGATTTGATGCACCAGGCACAAG ACATCCATCCAATATCACAGATCCTATGGGTGATCGTATGCCTCCCTCTAATGCTTGGCATCCCTTGCATCCGCCGAATATGGGGCCATCTTCTAATGCTGGTTTTCATGGCATGGGGTCACCGTTGCTTCCAAGATCTGGTGACATGGCATTGCCTACAGATGCT GGCGGTCCTATGACTAGCTTGGGAGGCCCCATAGATGGTCGTTTTCAAGTTCAGTCTATTCCAATGTCACAACAG AAACCTGTTCAGTCATCTCAGGAACTGCCACCTTCCCACCAGTTGTACCCTCAAGCACCAGTTCCCTATCCACAAACATCTCTTAGGCAGCATGGCCAGCCACAACTTTCTCTCTCTGCTGGTCCTCTTCCATCTCAGAAGATACATGGAGTAAGTGGACAGTTTCTAACTTCTCAGCCCCAAACTCAACAGAGTGCTTTGTCTGCTGCAATTCCTCAGACTCATCTTGATACCGGCATGCAATCTCATACTACATTAACTACACCAAATCAACAGCAAGTTCCTCCCTCTGTGCAGCAGCAGCAGCCACTTCAGCAATCCCCTTCTCCGTTAGCTCAGATGTTATCACAACAAACACAGACTTTGCAAGCAAGCTTTCATTCATCTCAGCAGGCCTTCTCCCAgcttcaacaacaattacagATGATGCAACCTTCTAGTCAAGCATTAACATTGCAGCAAAATGCAGAAGCTAACAAAAAGCAG TCGCAATGGGCTGGGCCTGGGCCTGTAGCACAAACAGTGGCCAGCACTCTTGCAGCTGCACCTGCTGCAGATGTGCCTTCATCCACACCTGCTAATTCTGCCTTACCAGCAATAAACCAGAATATGGCTCTTGTCAAATGTAATTGGACAGAACATATATCTCCTGAAGGCTTCAAGTATTACTATAATAGTGTCACTGGTGAAAGTCGG TGGGAGAAACCTGAGGAGTTGACATTACATGAACAGCAAAAGCAACAGCAAAGGCCATCTGTTCAGCAGTCTCAAACTCAGTCACAACCTTCAATACTACCTGCCCAGCAAGTTCCACAAATCCAACAGGTTCAGCCTCAAAGTCATCTCCAAGGACAAGTTCTCCACCAGCAACAAATACAGCAGCcttctttgtcttctttg TTCCAGGCATATGGAGTTACAGGCCCCCAAAACGTGCAG GAAGTGGGATATAAGCAGTTGCAGGCATCGGTTATTTCTGCTGGTGATCCAGGACGCTACTCGCAG GGTATTCATTCTACACAAGAATTGATGTGGAAAAATAAGCCTGCAG GAGTTTGA
- the LOC100796793 gene encoding galactokinase — translation MAKHEELPIPIYNNLEPVYGGSSALEEAQLRFDILKSKFIDIFGHHPQIFARSPGRVNLIGEHIDYEGYSVLPMAIRQDTIVAIRKNDAEKVLKIANVNGEKYSLCTYPADPLQEIDLKNHKWGHYFICGYKGFHDYAKLKGVDVGKPVGLEVLVDGTVPTGSGLSSSAAFVCSSTIAIMAAFDVNFPKKELAQVTCDCERHIGTQSGGMDQAISVMAKTGFAELIDFNPIRATDVQLPAGGTFVIAHSLAESQKAVTAATNYNNRVVECRLASIVLAIKLGMDPKEAISKVNTLSDVEGLCVSFAGIHNSSDPVLAVKEYLKEEPYTAEEIEAVTGEKLTSFLNNNAAYLEVVKVAKQYKLHQRAAHVYSEAKRVHAFKDVVSSTLSDEDMLKKLGDLMNESHHSCSVLYECSCPELEELVNICRNNGALGARLTGAGWGGCAVALVKESIVPQFILNLKECFYQSRIDKGVIKKNDLGLYVFASKPSSGAAIFKF, via the exons ATGGCGAAGCACGAGGAGCTTCCGATCCCGATTTACAACAACCTAGAACCTGTCTATGGCGGAAGTTCCGCACTCGAAGAAGCTCAGCTTCGTTTCGACATTTTGAAGTCCAAATTCATCGATATCTTCGGCCATCATCCTCAAATCTTTGCTCGCTCACCCg GGAGAGTGAACTTGATTGGGGAGCATATTGATTATGAAGGTTATTCGGTGCTGCCTATGGCAATTCGGCAAGATACGATCGTGGCGATTCGGAAAAATGATGCCGAAAAGGTTCTCAAGATCGCTAACGTGAATGGTGAAAAATATTCACTTTGTACTTATCCTGCCGATCCTCTCCAG GAAATCGACTTGAAGAACCACAAATGGggacattattttatttgtgg GTACAAAGGTTTCCATGACTATGCAAAATTGAAAGGAGTGGATGTTGGCAAACCTGTTGGACTTGAAGTTCTTGTTGATGGAACAGTGCCGACAG GTTCTGGACTATCAAGCTCTGCAGCATTTGTCTGCTCATCCACAATTGCTATTATGGCTGCTTTTGATGTGAACTTCCCGAAG AAAGAACTTGCACAAGTTACATGTGATTGTGAACGACATATTGGGACTCAATCTGGTGGGATGGATCAG GCAATCTCTGTCATGGCCAAGACTGGGTTTGCAGAACTGATTGATTTCAACCCAATTCGTGCAACAGATGTGCAACTTCCTGCTGGTGGGACTTTTGTGATAGCTCATTCTTTGGCAGAGTCTCAAAAGGCTGTTACTGCTGccacaaattataataatagggTTGTCGAATGCCGTTTGGCTTCT ATTGTGCTCGCTATAAAGCTAGGGATGGATCCAAAAGAGGCAATTTCAAAAGTGAACACACTGTCTGATGTTGAAGGGTTATGTGTATCATTTGCTGGTATTCATAACTCATCTGATCCTGTACTTGCTGTAAAG GAATATTTGAAGGAAGAACCATATACAGCTGAAGAAATTGAAGCAGTTACAGGGGAAAAGCTGACTTCATTTTTGAACAATAATGCAGCTTATTTAGAAGTTGTAAAAGTTGCAAAGCAATATAAATTACATCAG AGAGCTGCTCATGTGTATTCAGAAGCCAAGAGGGTACATGCTTTCAAGGATGTTGTATCCTCAACTCTAAG CGACGAGGACATGCTAAAGAAGCTTGGCGACCTTATGAACGAAAGTCATCATAGCTGCAGCGTTTTATATGAATGCAG CTGTCCGGAGTTGGAAGAACTTGTAAATATTTGTCGTAACAATGGTGCTCTTGGGGCAAGGCTTACTGGAGCTGGATGGGGTGGTTGTGCTGTTGCTTTGGTGAAAGAGAGCATAGTTCCacaatttatccttaatttgaAG GAATGTTTCTACCAGTCTAGAATAGACAAGGGCGTTATTAAGAAGAACGATCTTGGCCTTTATGTATTTGCTTCCAAGCCATCAAGTGGTGCGGCTATCTTCAAGTTTTAG